The Betta splendens chromosome 7, fBetSpl5.4, whole genome shotgun sequence genome includes a window with the following:
- the tmem81 gene encoding transmembrane protein 81 isoform X2 yields the protein MHHVPVRPHLLLFFLLHSLFSSGLDKMDVAPMEVIVHSSSCSVTCGLGVKTQTLCLLDSKTVMEEDVESKNVTEVTDRCYVRKVTCQETWQCGLRTMTVTAGQKVEIDCLEEVMKAMGRFSWSRGMITSDQSLFARWEAPLLDRVVMDPIQEENSGTYCCEVQDATYHRVKSIYWGIRVLPAAVVNLDYEGALAQWESNRSQGNQTGFEQSVQRTALLSMVLISLSIAGVGAGTMLLGLYWTLRSRAQRQ from the exons ATGCACCACGTACCTGTCAGACCTCACCTACTCctgttttttcttctgcatTCACTGTTCTCATCTGGTCTGGACAAAATGGATGTAGCGCCAATGGAAGTCATTGTTCACAGCTCTTCCTGCAGTGTGACCTGTGGGCTGGGGGTGAAAACACAAACTCTGTGTTTACTTGACAGCAAAACAGTAATGGAAGAAGATGTGGAAAGTAAAAATGTAACAGAG GTGACGGACAGGTGTTACGTTCGTAAGGTGACCTGCCAGGAAACGTGGCAGTGTGGACTCAGGACGATGACTGTGACAGCAGGACAGAAGGTGGAGATTGACTGTCTGGAAGAAGTCATGAAGGCAATGGGGAGGTTCTCCTGGAG CCGTGGAATGATCACCTCTGATCAGTCCTTGTTTGCCCGCTGGGAGGCCCCTCTGCTGGACCGAGTTGTTATGGACCCCATCCAGGAGGAGAACTCAG GAACTTACTGCTGTGAAGTACAGGACGCCACCTATCACAGGGTGAAGAGCATCTACTGGGGGATCCGGGTTTTACCTGCTGCGGTTGTTAATCTGGACTATGAAGGTGCTCTGGCTCAGTGGGAGTCGAATAGAAGCCAGGGGAACCAGACTGGGTTTGAACAGTCTGTGCAAAGAACGGCTCTTCTGTCCATG GTGCTCATAAGCTTAAGCATCGCAGGTGTTGGGGCTGGAACGATGCTGCTGGGCCTCTACTGGACACTTAGAAGCAGAGCACAGAGGCAGTAG
- the tmem81 gene encoding transmembrane protein 81 isoform X1, whose amino-acid sequence MHHVPVRPHLLLFFLLHSLFSSGLDKMDVAPMEVIVHSSSCSVTCGLGVKTQTLCLLDSKTVMEEDVESKNVTEVTDRCYVRKVTCQETWQCGLRTMTVTAGQKVEIDCLEEVMKAMGRFSWRVLWRYSRGMITSDQSLFARWEAPLLDRVVMDPIQEENSGTYCCEVQDATYHRVKSIYWGIRVLPAAVVNLDYEGALAQWESNRSQGNQTGFEQSVQRTALLSMVLISLSIAGVGAGTMLLGLYWTLRSRAQRQ is encoded by the exons ATGCACCACGTACCTGTCAGACCTCACCTACTCctgttttttcttctgcatTCACTGTTCTCATCTGGTCTGGACAAAATGGATGTAGCGCCAATGGAAGTCATTGTTCACAGCTCTTCCTGCAGTGTGACCTGTGGGCTGGGGGTGAAAACACAAACTCTGTGTTTACTTGACAGCAAAACAGTAATGGAAGAAGATGTGGAAAGTAAAAATGTAACAGAG GTGACGGACAGGTGTTACGTTCGTAAGGTGACCTGCCAGGAAACGTGGCAGTGTGGACTCAGGACGATGACTGTGACAGCAGGACAGAAGGTGGAGATTGACTGTCTGGAAGAAGTCATGAAGGCAATGGGGAGGTTCTCCTGGAG AGTGTTGTGGCGTTACAGCCGTGGAATGATCACCTCTGATCAGTCCTTGTTTGCCCGCTGGGAGGCCCCTCTGCTGGACCGAGTTGTTATGGACCCCATCCAGGAGGAGAACTCAG GAACTTACTGCTGTGAAGTACAGGACGCCACCTATCACAGGGTGAAGAGCATCTACTGGGGGATCCGGGTTTTACCTGCTGCGGTTGTTAATCTGGACTATGAAGGTGCTCTGGCTCAGTGGGAGTCGAATAGAAGCCAGGGGAACCAGACTGGGTTTGAACAGTCTGTGCAAAGAACGGCTCTTCTGTCCATG GTGCTCATAAGCTTAAGCATCGCAGGTGTTGGGGCTGGAACGATGCTGCTGGGCCTCTACTGGACACTTAGAAGCAGAGCACAGAGGCAGTAG